DNA sequence from the Candidatus Woesearchaeota archaeon genome:
AAGGAAACAAATTCATAATTCTTCTGAAAATAACTAAATAATTAACCAAGAAACTATAACATTGTGTGTAAAATCTATTAAATAACCTTTTTCTAGGTTTTTTATAGATGTTACCTAACTTTTTGGGCGTTTAAACCCTGTAAAGTGAATCAAAATTGGTTAAAAACTCAAATAAAAACTCTTTATATTTTTCAACAAAAACACCTTTATTTATCCCAATTTGAAATTTTACTACAACTTTTTGTATTTATTTTCCTGTAAAGAGAGGTAAACTATTTATTAATAATAAGATATAGTATAAAATGAATTATGAAAAAATATTAATTAAATTGTCTGAAGAGATGATATTGTCAGGATTTAGTAAAGAAACAAAAAAGAATTATATGTATAATACTAGTAAATTCTTCTTATGGTTGAGAGTTAATTCTAAAGAAATTAATAATCAAACTTTAAAAGAGTATTTTTTATATTTGGATTCAAAGAAATATGATAGGAATACTATTAGATTAAAGAGGTCAGTGATTAATTATTTGTTTAAAAGAATACTTAAATTAGATATTTATTTAGATGATATTCCTATGCCAAAAAAGAAGAATGATATTCCTAAAGTGCTAAATAAAGAGGAAATTAAAATAATTATTGAGAATATAACAAATTACAAACATAAACTAATAGTTATAACTATGTATTCTTCAGGATTGAGACTTTCTGAACTTATTAATTTAAAGAGAGAAGATTTAAACTTTAAACAAAATATAATTACAATTCGTAATAGTAAGAATAGAAAAGATAGAATTACGCTATTTTCTAAAAATCTTAAGGATGAATTATCAGAATATATTTTAAGGAAAGAGTTTAAGACAAAATATTTATTTGAAAGTAATAGAGATTCTAAATACACAAAAAAATCTATCCAAGAGATAATACGAAAAGCATCAAAGCCACTAAATAAACATGTAACTCCACATATGCTTAGGCATTCTTTTGCAACACATCTTCTTGAGAGTGGAACAGATATAAGACTCATTCAAAAACTACTAGGACATTCGAAAATTGAGACTACAACAATTTATACAAAAGTTGCTAATAATTCTTTAATTAATATCAAATCACCTTTTGATGATTAAAAATTAGAAATATTAAAATTAATTTTCTTCTTCTTGTTTTTCAAATTTCCAAACTTCAGGATAATAATCTGGTTCTATGAATACTTTGTTTGTTTTGATGAATGCTCCTTTCTTTTTTTTCATTACATTTTTTGAGGATAAGTATGCAATTCCCATGGCAATTAATTCGCCTCTTTGAGTTAGCATTGCAATTTCTTCACCTATTTCAATGCCATCATCTAATTTTGCAACTCCAGGGATTGCTAAATCTGCTCCATGAGCAATTGATGATACTGCATTATCTCTTACAATTACTTTTTTGAAGTCAGATAGGGCTTCTTCGTATGGTTTAATGTAAGTTCTTAGTTCTTTTTCATAGATTTCTTTTGTCTTTTCATCTTTTTCAGAGTTGTATAATTCGTAAAGATTTCTTAATTTGTCTAAAGAAACCATATTATTTTCTTCTTTGAATGGTCCTGCTTTAGTTCTTCTTAACTCTTTCATTTGAGCTCCCACTTCTAAATAGTCTCCCATATCAGAACATAGTTTTCTAATATAAGTTCCATGCTGACATCCTACTCTAAATAATACATTTTGACCCTCATCTTTAACATCTAATAAATTAATATAATAAATTTCTCTTTCCCTTAGTTCTCTTTTAATAGCACTAATAATTGGAGGTAGTTGCATAATTTTGCCAGTAAATTTCTTTAAAACATCTTCAATTTGCTGTTGAGTTACAGGTTTGTGGACATACATTAAACAAATATATTCTTTATTTGATTTTAACATATACTCCATTAATCTTGTTCCTCTGCCTAGTCCTGTTGCTAATAGTCCAGTTACTTTAGGGTCAAGTGTTCCTGAATGTCCAGCTTTATCTATTTTCAAAACTTTTTTTAAATAATCTACTGTTTGATGAGAGGTAGGACCTGCGTCTTTGTCAATTGAAATAACTCCTCTTTCGAATAATTCGTTAAGTGTTCTATGATAAGGGTCTTTTCCAAATTTCAAAGAAGGTTTTTCCTTATTTTTTACAAGTAATTCTTGTTTGTTCATAGAATTAAATAAAGGTAAAGAATTTATAAAGATTGGTGATTAAAATGGTTATATTTAATTTTACTTTTTAGATTTTTTCTTTATTTGTTTTTTATTTTTCTTCTTCTTTTTATTCAAAATTATATACAAACTAAATCCTATTATAATTAAAACAAACCAAAAACTAAAACTATTTGAAGACTTTTCAAAAGGATCAACATACACTGGGACTTCTCCTTCATAATCAAATTCATGTTCAACAAAATAACCTTCTTCAATTACTTCTTCATAGTTTTCTTCAAACTCTGCAACAGATACAATTAAAGGACTTTTTACCTCAACACCTAAAGGAATAATCTCAATAATAGCATCTTTAACCATAGGAACATAAATCATACCATTTTCATTACTTGCTCTAATTGTATAAATATCAGAAGGGATTTTTAAGCCATAATAATCATTTCCATAAACAATGTACTTCAATTCATAAAAAGGAATTTCAGGATTTACTTTCACAAATTCACCTTCCAAAGGCTCAAAACTCTTTCTTAACTTTCTATCATAATTTGATGCAATACCTATTTTTTCAGAACCATCAAACTTCATCTCACCCAAATCTACATACAATTCATCAGAACTATCCCATTTACCATCCTTATCTAAATCCTGAAAAGGTTCACCTTTATCATATTTATTATTACCTTCAGAAGTTTCCATAAAAAAACCATGCGAAACAAAGACTTCATCAAGTTCAGTTTTACCAACAATCTTAGAAAATGAATTATAAACAACACTAAAATCAGCATGAGGTTTTTTAAGAACTTCCCATATTTCTTCAAAAGTTAAATCCACGCCATCATCATCATGAGTATTCTTCAATTTTTCCATCAAATCATCTACAGTTACTCTATCAGGCATTTTTGCATACATATCAGGCATCTCCTTTTTCCAATCTTTCTCAAGATCATCCCAATTCAAAACCATATAGTCCCAAAAATCCTCAGTTAGAATTCTATCATCTGAATCTATTTTTTTATTTTCTTTCATATATTCAACTAACTCAGTATCATTAATTATATTAAGTTCATCATTATCTAAATAATCATCATAATTCAAATTAATATTTTCCATTAAAAAAATATAATACATTTCTTGTTTGTTCCAACTCCCATCTTTATCCATATCAGTTTCAGCAATAACTTCTTTCATTAATTCTCTAATTTCAACCTGCATAGATTTGAACTCTGCTTCTTCTTCAACTTTTCCATCAAATAAATCCCATAATATACCTGCAATAGCATATTCTTCAACTTTTCCTTGTCTATCCCAAGCTTTCCAATTATCATCTAAAGAACCAGATAAAGGATATAAAGAAACTCTCTTCTCTTTAACATTTTCTGCCCAATATCTTTCATAATGATTAGCTATAATAACAGGCATAAAAGCAGCAAAACCTTCAGTAAAACTATCAGATGTTGTAGGATTTGCATATCCTCCATGATTAATATTGAATAACTCTAAAGATTCCTCAAAAGTCTTCCCATACAACATATGCTGAACATAGTGACTAAACTCATGATATGCTACAAAAGGTCTATATTCGTTCTCATACTTGCTATAAGCTTTATTCATTAGAATCCAACTTCTATCATTCTCGTAATTATATGAAGCGCTTCCTCCACTATATAATAAAACATCTAAAGTTCTCTCTTTTAAATTAACTTTCAAAACATCTTTATAATACTCTAAAACTTCAGTGAAATGAATATAATTAATTAAAGGTCCAATTAATCCTTCTTCAATAGATAAAGGTTTATCAAGATTAATATCACCACCAATTTTAATATCAATACCGTGAATAGGTAATTTGAAATCTCCATTATCAATACTAATACTCATTATCTCATCATCTTCTACATGAAAAATTAATTTATATGCTTCTTGTCTATTATCACCAATTAATTTAAAATAATCATGTCCATCTGACCTATAAGTCATATCTACTACAAAATCATATTCTTCTGAATTCTTAACTTTTAATTCAAACTCTCCTTTATCATTAGTAGTTGTCCATTTACTTTCATCATCTTCATCATCCTCATTATATACAATAATGTTTTTTAAAGGCATTTTTTCAACAAGTAATTTACTTTTGATTTTACTACTTCCATCATTTAGACTATTATCAATAAGATTTTTCATACAAGTTTCCATATTTTCAACATTTTTAAGAACTAATTTATCAGCACCACCTTCACCAAAATAAGGCCATGCACCTCTTATTTTTATTATTGCATGATTATCATAAACAAATTGTCTATCTATTCTATATGAATATTTTTTATCTCCATCAGGATTAAATTCTGTTTTTTTCCCTTGAATCTTAGAAATCGCTACAAATTCGTCTTTTTCAAAAGAGTCTGCAATTAGAACACAATCATCATTTCTATCACAGTAACCTGCTATTTGATCATAACCTCTCATTATGGAATCCTCAGAAATTTTTGTTATCTCTTCATCTCAGAAATCAACAGAACTAGAGAAAGAATTTCTAAATCCATCATGTCTCTTCTCAGGATCAACTACATATACACACTGGACAGATAAACCTGTTGGTGAACCTCCATATTTAAATGTTAAATCAGGAAGCATACAATCACATGCAGTTGCATTATCAAAATGATATCTATAATCATACTCTCCTGCAAAACTAATATTACAGCATAAAATAAAAAATAAAAAAATTGTTAAAAATTTAATTAGATGTTTCATATGTGGTTTAAAGGTTATAGTTATATATAAACTTTTTTAATTATTCAATTGTTTAGAACTAATTCATTTTGAATTTGCTTTGACTTTATCATTATAATTCCAAAGAATGCATTAATAAAATTCAAATCATCAATTCCTAAGTTCTTTAAATATTCATATTGATTATTTATAATTTCATTTTCTCGATTAGGATCTAGAACTATCAAATCATTTTCT
Encoded proteins:
- a CDS encoding tyrosine-type recombinase/integrase, encoding MNYEKILIKLSEEMILSGFSKETKKNYMYNTSKFFLWLRVNSKEINNQTLKEYFLYLDSKKYDRNTIRLKRSVINYLFKRILKLDIYLDDIPMPKKKNDIPKVLNKEEIKIIIENITNYKHKLIVITMYSSGLRLSELINLKREDLNFKQNIITIRNSKNRKDRITLFSKNLKDELSEYILRKEFKTKYLFESNRDSKYTKKSIQEIIRKASKPLNKHVTPHMLRHSFATHLLESGTDIRLIQKLLGHSKIETTTIYTKVANNSLINIKSPFDD
- a CDS encoding RNA-guided pseudouridylation complex pseudouridine synthase subunit Cbf5 — encoded protein: MNKQELLVKNKEKPSLKFGKDPYHRTLNELFERGVISIDKDAGPTSHQTVDYLKKVLKIDKAGHSGTLDPKVTGLLATGLGRGTRLMEYMLKSNKEYICLMYVHKPVTQQQIEDVLKKFTGKIMQLPPIISAIKRELREREIYYINLLDVKDEGQNVLFRVGCQHGTYIRKLCSDMGDYLEVGAQMKELRRTKAGPFKEENNMVSLDKLRNLYELYNSEKDEKTKEIYEKELRTYIKPYEEALSDFKKVIVRDNAVSSIAHGADLAIPGVAKLDDGIEIGEEIAMLTQRGELIAMGIAYLSSKNVMKKKKGAFIKTNKVFIEPDYYPEVWKFEKQEEEN
- a CDS encoding chorismate mutase; its protein translation is MKDLSELRLRIDEIDKEISNLVVKRMDASKEIAKLKIENDLIVLDPNRENEIINNQYEYLKNLGIDDLNFINAFFGIIMIKSKQIQNELVLNN